Within the Candidatus Cloacimonadota bacterium genome, the region ATAAGCGATCTCGGCTACGGTCAGCAGCTTACCTGTCTCTTTATCAGTCCAAGACAGGTGCTTGCGTTCGACCCAGGCAATCAGTGGAGCGATCGGAGTCCAGGAAGGCACTTTGCCACCCAAAACGAAAGGTTCGTGACGTACATTTGAGCCTACTCTCAGGATCATGGCATCAGGACTGGTCTCGACCAGATAGCCTGTATTGCCGTAGAAGTCGCCTTTATCGTAGATCTGCCTTGCCAGTATCTCCTTGCGGGACTCTGCATCGAGAACCGAACCAATCAGATGCAGTCTGCTCTCCAAGGCAGCATAGATAGCCAGGTAGATTTCCTGCATCAGCTCATCAGGATTGGTATAGCTATCTGGCATCAGATCACTCCCACCCTGATCACTCTTGGAGGCCTGGGTTTCAGCTCATCCAGGCGATTCTGGCCTTGCAGATTGAGATAGTCACGTAGCCCGGTTAGTGCTCTTAGCTCAAGGTTAGCTTTGAATGCGTCTATTTCGCTCCCTGTGAGCAGTTCGGTGGCAGACTGGTCTAAACCTACGGTCTTGACTATCCCCTCGCCCAGGGTCTTCAAATTGAGAAACTCGCAGGTACTTTGCAACATCAGGAAGCAGAACCCAAAACGAAAAGAGATCAGGAAGGGATCATCATCGGGGTAGTCTATACGGGTAGCATCCTGGTAATAGTTATCCAAAACCAAACTCCTAATGGTCTCCATGACCAGCCTTTTATGCTCCTTGAAGATGATGTTATCCGCCATCTCCTTGGGTAGATTGAGCACAGCCAGTACTTCAATCGTCTCGACTGGAATGGGGATCACTTACCCTTCCTCATCAGCTCTGAAAGCTCAATCGCTCTGCGACCAACCTGCTTTGCCCACTTGGATACAAGCATGTTATTGGCAGCCCGTTCCCAGTCTCCTGCGTCTATGAATGCAAGTGTATTCTTGAAGCTAAGTAGTCCTTTTATGCCCAGGTTAAAGCACATATTGAGAAGTACCGACTTACGTACCTCATCAATCTGAAGATAGATTTTTGGAATCTCAGCCAGAATTTGTCTCTCACACTGCAGAATATCGCCTTCTAAGAGCACATAAGCTTCCTTCTGAGTGATACCGCAATCATCCAGATTGCGACCAACCCCGATGGTTAATTTACCTGCTGTACAGCGGTATGGCTTCAGCCTCAGACCTTCATGTCTAAGCAGTTGTTCTTTCATGCGTTCCAGTAAGTTAGATTCCATTGTGTCTCCTTGCGATGTCAGTGGATACTCTATCCAGTGCAAGGAAGCCACTACCCTGTATAAACACAAATACGGATGCATAAGGATGCGACAGAAATTGTTATTGACAGAAATCATGACGTCGTTTAAATGGAACTAATAAAGTAAATTGGTATTTGTTAAGATTTGCGTATGCAAAAGTGTTGAAAACTGATTGATTATAAATTGTGGTCGAGGTGAACTTATGTTAAAACAGAGCTTCTATAATGTGTGGGAAAGTGTAGATGAAAAACTCTTTCTAATGAACACATACACAAAGTCAGTCTGTGAGATTGACGAAAAGTATAGTTCAAGCATCAGGCGTTTCTTAGCCGATCCAAATTCTAACCAAGAACTACCACCAGAATTTGTCTCTGCTCTTTGTTCTAATGGATTCGTAGTAGAAGATAACGTTAACGAGGTGAAAATCCTCGAGTATGCATACTCGGCTTCAATGCACCGAACTGATATTATGCAAATTGTCTTATTGCAGACATTGAAATGTAATTGTTCCTGCAACTATTGTTTCCAGCATAAAGATAAAGAAGCAGACATGTCGACAGATATGTTTGAAATATTTAAAAAATTCTTACAAGTCAACCTTCAAGATAAACGCAAGCTAACATTGACATTCTTCGGAGGAGAACCTCTGATTAAGTGGTCATTAATAAAGGATACCTATGAGTGGGTATATAAACTTAAGAACATGTACCACTTTGAGTTGGAAACTAGTGTTATCACTAACGGCTACTTGCTCAATCATGAAGTGTTAGATATACTGATTAACAAGTATAGTATCAACATAGTTCAAGTTACTATTGATGGACTGGGGAAGGTTAAACATGACACTTTAAAAAGGTTAAAAGATGGATCTGGTACCTATGACGTTATCTATGCCAACCTGAAAAATATGATGAAAATAATTATTGAAAACAAAAGCAACACCAAGATAGTGATAAGATTGAACTTGTTTAACAACACTGTAAATGAGCTAGAGGCGTTTCTCAGTCAATTCAACGACGATGAAAAACAGATAATTGAGGTTCTATGCAGGCCAATTTTCAGTACCGACGCTTTTTGCGAGAAGAATACAAACATATTGAATTCAGAATTGTTCACCGCAAAAGCAAAACTTATGGGCTTCAAGATTTCTGATACAGTGAAAATTCCAGGCTTTTACAAATACTGTGAAGGTGATGGGGGTTTGAATATATTCCACATCTATCCTGATTTGTCTATTTGGAAATGTGGAAGTGACAAAAGTATTGAATCCGATAAAATTGGGCACATAAATGATGATGGATATATGGTGTGCAACCTCGTTAATCTAGTAAATTACCTGGATCACAACCCATTCAAGGATGACAAGTGTTTATCATGTATCAGACTCCCGGTATGCTATGGTGGTTGCCCTCTTAACTATCTCAAGTATGGGAAAAGGTTTTGCCATGTTATGGAGCGTTCTGTCTATCATATGCTCACGTAACTCAAGGCTATGAATTTAGCCTTAAAGGAGGTAAAAGTGGTCATCATGGTTAATGCAGTTGAACATGTTGGAAGTGCTAGTGGAACCGTAATGGACACAAGAGCCAGTACAGGTTGCTATATTGGATGTTATGGCTTATGCACCACATTATGTTCATTCCTATGCGGCTGCCCGCCACCGAATACTTGATCCAGTGTAAAGTGGTGGTGAAACCTCCACTTTACTTTAATTATTAGGAGTATGATGAAAAACATTATTAGAATAATTAGTCGTTTAAAGACCAGGTACTTTATCGTATTCTTCAGTATCGGAGTTGTATATTCCTTTCTCTACATTTTTCAAGTTATATCGCCTCTATTTCAAAAGAAGCTTTTAGATTCTGTATTATCAGGAGATGGTATAGTTTTATTGTATCTATTGATATTTATGGGAACTCAGATTGGAGGCCCATTAATTAGTTTGCTCAGTAATCAGCTATATAATAGAGTTAAACTTAGTATAGATAGAACTCTTTTTTTCTATTACTATAGGTTAGTAATAAATCAAAGAAAGAACAGAATAAGCCAGTGGGGTAGTGGTCAATATGCCGATATGCTATTCAGTGATGTTAGTGCCATAACTCAGTCAGTTATTAATCTATCGTTGTTTGATTTAGTATTTAGCGTTTTACAATCTATAATTGTTTTCTTTATTGTGTTGAGCTGGTCTAAAGCATTTAGCATTGTTTGTCTTGGCTACATTGTAGCATCTATTTGTATAAGTCTAATGTTTTCAAAGAAACAAGCATGTGCTTACAGCATTAATCGCAATTCAATGGGAGAGATGTACTCAAACCTAATTGACCAGTTATCGAATAATAGTATCGTAAGAACATTATCTATTAGCAGTAGAATTGAGGGAGTATTTCGTCAGAGCTACATCAAGATGCAAGAAGGGTTTTTAAAAATTCTGAATTTGCAAACAATACCATCAGCATTAAATGAATTGTTGAAGGGGATTGGCTTCATTGTTATACTAGTTATTTCTCTGGGTTTACTTGAGAAACAAGTGATAACTTATGGAATGCTCTTAGCTATGATTTCATACTATTCAATAATTGTTAATCCCGTCAATAATGTTATTAGTACTATTCAAAGATATCGATATGCTGCTGTTAGCATTAAAAGACTATACCAAATAGAATTAAACCATACTGAAGATAATGGCGATGTACCCTCATGCCTACCACTGGGGCATTGGCAACAGATTAATCTGATTGAAATATATTGTTCATATGAAAAAGATAATAACGTCCTCAGTGATTTATCAATAAGTTTTCGCGAAGGTATTACTGGATTAGTCGGCCTATCTGGAGAAGGAAAGACATCATTAATCCGTGCCCTTTGCAGAGATATCAGACTCGATAAAGGGGTTATATCCATTGATGGAATCAACATCGATATGCTGCCAATAAAGTATTATTTGTTTAA harbors:
- a CDS encoding glycoside hydrolase family protein — protein: MESNLLERMKEQLLRHEGLRLKPYRCTAGKLTIGVGRNLDDCGITQKEAYVLLEGDILQCERQILAEIPKIYLQIDEVRKSVLLNMCFNLGIKGLLSFKNTLAFIDAGDWERAANNMLVSKWAKQVGRRAIELSELMRKGK
- a CDS encoding radical SAM protein, with product MLKQSFYNVWESVDEKLFLMNTYTKSVCEIDEKYSSSIRRFLADPNSNQELPPEFVSALCSNGFVVEDNVNEVKILEYAYSASMHRTDIMQIVLLQTLKCNCSCNYCFQHKDKEADMSTDMFEIFKKFLQVNLQDKRKLTLTFFGGEPLIKWSLIKDTYEWVYKLKNMYHFELETSVITNGYLLNHEVLDILINKYSINIVQVTIDGLGKVKHDTLKRLKDGSGTYDVIYANLKNMMKIIIENKSNTKIVIRLNLFNNTVNELEAFLSQFNDDEKQIIEVLCRPIFSTDAFCEKNTNILNSELFTAKAKLMGFKISDTVKIPGFYKYCEGDGGLNIFHIYPDLSIWKCGSDKSIESDKIGHINDDGYMVCNLVNLVNYLDHNPFKDDKCLSCIRLPVCYGGCPLNYLKYGKRFCHVMERSVYHMLT
- a CDS encoding ABC transporter ATP-binding protein/permease; amino-acid sequence: MMKNIIRIISRLKTRYFIVFFSIGVVYSFLYIFQVISPLFQKKLLDSVLSGDGIVLLYLLIFMGTQIGGPLISLLSNQLYNRVKLSIDRTLFFYYYRLVINQRKNRISQWGSGQYADMLFSDVSAITQSVINLSLFDLVFSVLQSIIVFFIVLSWSKAFSIVCLGYIVASICISLMFSKKQACAYSINRNSMGEMYSNLIDQLSNNSIVRTLSISSRIEGVFRQSYIKMQEGFLKILNLQTIPSALNELLKGIGFIVILVISLGLLEKQVITYGMLLAMISYYSIIVNPVNNVISTIQRYRYAAVSIKRLYQIELNHTEDNGDVPSCLPLGHWQQINLIEIYCSYEKDNNVLSDLSISFREGITGLVGLSGEGKTSLIRALCRDIRLDKGVISIDGINIDMLPIKYYLFKINMLPQDMEIFDQDMEFNLIMNRQVIDHNSCDGIICSIENDFRDILLTLPFKYKEKGFKKTQKWLEQFSHLLPSLELIGLYNYSETKSDDNAFQKYIGFLVDNIEIIVPDVSKICFEQNYVIKQRLDDAVKLLGLNKLKGRKLGSNGAFISGGEKQRLILGRFLIREYYDFVVLDEPFTNIDLLNEKELMHILKSKIEGKKGLLITHKVNVLCSLASNFYVMEEGHITQCGSHDDLVNQPGLYQKLIHCLNENTIIGTAE